A single genomic interval of Peromyscus leucopus breed LL Stock chromosome 7, UCI_PerLeu_2.1, whole genome shotgun sequence harbors:
- the Ap1m2 gene encoding AP-1 complex subunit mu-2 isoform X2 — protein sequence MSASAVFILDVKGKPLISRNYKGDVPMTEIDHFMPLLMQREEEGVLAPLLSHGRVHFLWIKHSNLYLVATTLKNANASLVYSFLYKTVEVFCEYFKELEEESIRDNFVIVYELLDELMDFGFPQTTDSKILQEYITQQGNKLETGKSRVPPTVTNAVSWRSEGIKYKKNEVFIDVIESVNLLVNANGSVLLSEIVGTIKLKVFLSGMPELRLGLNDRVLFELTGRSKNKSVELEDVKFHQCVRLSRFDNDRTISFIPPDGDFELMSYRLSTQVKPLIWIESVIEKFSHSRVEIMVKAKGQFKKQSVANGVEISVPVPSDADSPRFKTSVGSAKYVPEKNVVIWSIKSFPGGKEYLMRAHFGLPSVETEEVEGRPPIGVKFEIPYFTVSGIQVRYMKIIEKSGYQALPWVRYITQSGDYQLRTS from the exons ATGTCGGCCTCGGCAGTCTTCATTCTGGACGTCAAGGGCAAG CCCCTGATTAGCCGAAACTACAAAGGTGATGTGCCCATGACGGAGATCGACCACTTCATGCCACTGCTTATGCAGCGTGAGGAGGAGGGGGTGCTGGCCCCGCTGCTGAGCCATGGCCGAGTGCACTTCCTGTGGATCAAACACAGCAACCTCTACT TGGTGGCCACCACCCTGAAGAACGCCAACGCCTCCCTGGTGTACTCCTTTCTGTACAAGACCGTGGAG GTCTTCTGTGAGTACTttaaggagctggaggaggagagcaTTCGAGATAACTTTGTCATTGTGTATGAGCTGCTGGATGAGCTCATGGACTTCGGCTTTCCACAGACCACGGACAGCAAGATCCTGCAGGA GTACATCACACAACAGGGCAACAAGCTGGAGACAGGCAAGTCTCGAGTACCACCTACGGTCACCAATGCTGTTTCATGGCGCTCCGAGGGGATCAAGTACAAAAAGAATGAGGTCTTCATTGACGTCATAGAGTCTGTTAACCTTCTG GTCAATGCCAATGGCAGTGTCTTGCTCAGCGAGATTGTGGGCACCATCAAGCTGAAGGTGTTTTTGTCTGGGATGCCAGAGCTGCGGCTGGGCCTCAATGACCGAGTGCTCTTTGAGCTTACTGGCC GCAGCAAGAACAAGTCTGTGGAACTGGAAGATGTGAAATTCCACCAGTGTGTGAGGCTTTCGCGCTTTGACAATGACCGCACCATCTCCTTCATCCCCCCAGATGGGGACTTTGAACTCATGTCCTACCGCCTCAGCACCCAG GTCAAACCCCTGATCTGGATCGAGTCGGTCATTGAGAAATTCTCCCACAGCCGAGTGGAGATCATGGTCAAG GCTAAGGGGCAATTTAAGAAGCAGTCAGTGGCCAATGGCGTGGAAATATCTGTGCCTGTTCCCAGTGATGCAGACTCCCCACGCTTCAAGACCAGTGTGGGCAGTGCCAAGTATGTGCCTGAGAAGAATGTTGTCATTTGGAGTATCAAGTCCTTCCCT GGCGGCAAAGAGTACTTGATGCGTGCCCACTTTGGGCTCCCGAGCGTGGAaactgaggaggtggagggcCGGCCACCCATTGGGGTCAAGTTTGAGATTCCATACTTTACAGTTTCTGGCATCCAG GTCCGTTACATGAAGATCATTGAGAAAAGTGGATACCAGGCCCTGCCCTGGGTCCGCTACATCACCCAGAGTGGGG ATTATCAACTTCGTACCAGCTAG
- the Cdkn2d gene encoding cyclin-dependent kinase 4 inhibitor D, with amino-acid sequence MLLEEVLAGDRLSGAAARGDVQEVRRLLHRELVHPDALNRFGKTALQVMMFGSPAVALELLKQGASPNVQDASGTSPVHDAARTGFLDTLKVLVEHGADVNVLDSTGSLPIHLAIREGHSSVVSFLAAESDLYHRDASGLTPLELARQRGDQNLMDILQGHMVIPL; translated from the exons ATGCTCCTGGAAGAGGTCCTCGCTGGCGACCGGCTGAGCGGCGCAGCGGCCCGAGGCGACGTGCAGGAGGTGCGCCGCCTTCTGCACCGGGAGCTGGTGCATCCTGACGCTCTGAACCGTTTCGGCAAGACAGCCTTGCAG gTCATGATGTTTGGAAGTCCAGCAGTTGCTCTTGAACTCCTGAAGCAAGGCGCTAGCCCCAATGTCCAAGATGCCTCTGGTACCAGTCCAGTGCATGATGCAGCCCGCACTGGGTTCCTGGACACCTTGAAGGTCCTGGTGGAGCATGGTGCTGATGTCAACGTCCTGGACAGCACCGGCTCGCTCCCCATCCACCTGGCGATCCGAGAGGGCCATAGCTCCGTGGTCAGCTTCCTAGCTGCTGAATCTGACCTCTATCACAGGGACGCTTCGGGTCTCACCCCCCTGGAGTTGGCCCGGCAGAGAGGGGATCAGAACCTCATGGACATCCTGCAGGGGCACATGGTGATCCCACTGTGA
- the Ap1m2 gene encoding AP-1 complex subunit mu-2 isoform X1, producing the protein MSASAVFILDVKGKPLISRNYKGDVPMTEIDHFMPLLMQREEEGVLAPLLSHGRVHFLWIKHSNLYLVATTLKNANASLVYSFLYKTVEVFCEYFKELEEESIRDNFVIVYELLDELMDFGFPQTTDSKILQEYITQQGNKLETGKSRVPPTVTNAVSWRSEGIKYKKNEVFIDVIESVNLLVNANGSVLLSEIVGTIKLKVFLSGMPELRLGLNDRVLFELTGLSGSKNKSVELEDVKFHQCVRLSRFDNDRTISFIPPDGDFELMSYRLSTQVKPLIWIESVIEKFSHSRVEIMVKAKGQFKKQSVANGVEISVPVPSDADSPRFKTSVGSAKYVPEKNVVIWSIKSFPGGKEYLMRAHFGLPSVETEEVEGRPPIGVKFEIPYFTVSGIQVRYMKIIEKSGYQALPWVRYITQSGDYQLRTS; encoded by the exons ATGTCGGCCTCGGCAGTCTTCATTCTGGACGTCAAGGGCAAG CCCCTGATTAGCCGAAACTACAAAGGTGATGTGCCCATGACGGAGATCGACCACTTCATGCCACTGCTTATGCAGCGTGAGGAGGAGGGGGTGCTGGCCCCGCTGCTGAGCCATGGCCGAGTGCACTTCCTGTGGATCAAACACAGCAACCTCTACT TGGTGGCCACCACCCTGAAGAACGCCAACGCCTCCCTGGTGTACTCCTTTCTGTACAAGACCGTGGAG GTCTTCTGTGAGTACTttaaggagctggaggaggagagcaTTCGAGATAACTTTGTCATTGTGTATGAGCTGCTGGATGAGCTCATGGACTTCGGCTTTCCACAGACCACGGACAGCAAGATCCTGCAGGA GTACATCACACAACAGGGCAACAAGCTGGAGACAGGCAAGTCTCGAGTACCACCTACGGTCACCAATGCTGTTTCATGGCGCTCCGAGGGGATCAAGTACAAAAAGAATGAGGTCTTCATTGACGTCATAGAGTCTGTTAACCTTCTG GTCAATGCCAATGGCAGTGTCTTGCTCAGCGAGATTGTGGGCACCATCAAGCTGAAGGTGTTTTTGTCTGGGATGCCAGAGCTGCGGCTGGGCCTCAATGACCGAGTGCTCTTTGAGCTTACTGGCC TTTCAGGCAGCAAGAACAAGTCTGTGGAACTGGAAGATGTGAAATTCCACCAGTGTGTGAGGCTTTCGCGCTTTGACAATGACCGCACCATCTCCTTCATCCCCCCAGATGGGGACTTTGAACTCATGTCCTACCGCCTCAGCACCCAG GTCAAACCCCTGATCTGGATCGAGTCGGTCATTGAGAAATTCTCCCACAGCCGAGTGGAGATCATGGTCAAG GCTAAGGGGCAATTTAAGAAGCAGTCAGTGGCCAATGGCGTGGAAATATCTGTGCCTGTTCCCAGTGATGCAGACTCCCCACGCTTCAAGACCAGTGTGGGCAGTGCCAAGTATGTGCCTGAGAAGAATGTTGTCATTTGGAGTATCAAGTCCTTCCCT GGCGGCAAAGAGTACTTGATGCGTGCCCACTTTGGGCTCCCGAGCGTGGAaactgaggaggtggagggcCGGCCACCCATTGGGGTCAAGTTTGAGATTCCATACTTTACAGTTTCTGGCATCCAG GTCCGTTACATGAAGATCATTGAGAAAAGTGGATACCAGGCCCTGCCCTGGGTCCGCTACATCACCCAGAGTGGGG ATTATCAACTTCGTACCAGCTAG